GGCAGCAAGCATGAGGGTGAAATCAGTTGCTAAAAGTGCAGCCAGTGCCCCGATACCATAAGTGATCAGTCCATATTCCAGTGCTTTCTTTCGCCCGATACGGTCACTCTGGATTCCCCAAAAAGCTACTCCTAATGCGAAAGATATAAAATACAGACTTATCGTCAATGCTGCAGATTCCTCACGAATGGAAAAATGTTCCTGTATCATAGGAAGTACAGGGCTGTAAATGGTTTCTACAAACTGGGGAAGCATCACCAAAAGAGTAAGCAGCCACAGTGGATTAGTCTTTTTCATTTTTTTCTGCAAAGTTTTGAAAAATTGAACGTATATTTATAATGATATAAATACAAAAAACATCGAAAATAAGACATGGCTATACTCCAGCAGAATGAAGAATTTAATCCCGACAATATTGCTGAAAAAGTGATAGGCATAGCATCCGATATGGTGATGCATGATTCTGGTTTTCATTTCCATCAGACCAAAGCTCAGCTTCTGTATGCTCCTTCGGGGTGTATGACGGTTACAACCTCTGAGAAGCAGTTGGTTCTGCCGCCTTTCAGAATGCTCTGGATTCCTGCAAAAGAAGTTCATAGAGTCAACTTTCGGAATGTTGTAGCGTACAGATCTATCTATTTTGATGAAGATTATGCCGGGAAACATATGAAGGCGGATCTTAAAGTATTGCAGGTAAATCCTTTACTAAAAGAAATTATCGAAAGAATCTGCTTTTGGAAATGGACTGTGCTAAGTCAGCATCAGGAAAATATTCTGAAAGTATTCTGGAACGAATTAAAAACAGCTCCTGAAGAAAAACTGGATCTAAGAATGCCAATTGACAGGCGTTTTAAAAAAGCAACGGAAGAGTGGACACAAAGAAATTCTGTACCACCCATGTTAAAAAAGCTGACAGAAGAAATAGGAGCTGTAGAAAAAACAATCAGCCGGATCTTTAAAAAAGAAACCGGATTATCTTATCAGGAATGGAGACAGCAATGGCGCTTGCAGAGGTCGATAGAGCTTCTGGTAGAAGGTAATTCAATAGGCGAGGTGTCTTATATTCTGGAATTCTCGTCAGACAGTGCGTTCATTGAATTTTTCAAGAACCATACAGGATCTACACCACTGCAGTATCTGATGAAAAATGAACAGTGAACCGGAATGTATTTCTTGTCTTATGCAAAGTCTGCTAAGAAATATTTTACATAAAATTGTAGTAATCAATGGTATAATTTTATGCATAACTAAAAACAAAATTCCATGAATAATTACACCCATACCATCGAAATCAAAACAACAGCAGATAAAGTATATGGCGCATTGGCATATAACATTTCTCTCTGGTGGACGGAAATGTTTAGCGGCTCATCAGAACAAGCTGATGACCTGTTCACGATAAGATTCGGGGAAAATATTTACAAAACAATGCGGGTGAAAGAATTAGTTCCCAGTTCAAAAGTAGTCTGGTATGTAGAAGATTCGCTGATCAATCTTCCTGAATTAAAGAATCAGACCGAATGGATAGGAACTACCATTATATGGGAAATAGGGCAGGAGAGGAATAGTACTGTAGTTAAGGTTACACATCTTGGTCTTCATCCGGATATTGAATGCTATGAAATATGTTCTGGAGGTTGGCTGCAATTCACCAACAGTCTGAAATTATTTCTGGAAACAGGAAAAGGAAACCCTTATAGAAAATAATTTTTTGCTATTAATTCACCAACCCTACCTGTCAGAATCAGAAATTTTTATTCCGAACTAAAGTCAATACATAGAGCTTATGTTGGTTTAACGCTAAAGGGCGTAATGCTTTTTAGTGCTTATGTTATTAGGGTGCAAGGGCGTTTCACTCAGCAATGGTTTCATAAAATTTTATTGATGTTGAAGATAAATCTGCTCAATCCGCAGAGTCTGCGGAAAAATACTGTCCCGGGTCTCCAAATAAAGAACAAAAAAGAAGCTGTTCACATGGTAAACAGCTTCTTTTGTATGTATTGTTGTCTGAATTATTTCTTCTTGTAAGCAGCGTCTTTAATTCTAGCTTTCTTACCTCTAAGATCTCTGAAGTAGTAAATTCTAGATCTTCTAACTCTACCTCTTCTGTCAACTTCAATTTTTTGAAGAGCAGGCATGTTGATTGGGAATACTCTTTCTACTCCTACATCACCACTCATTTTTCTGATGGTAAATGTTTTTGTAGCACCAGTACCTCTTAATTGGATAACGGTACCTTTGAAGAACTGAGTTCTTGTTTTTTGTCCTTCTTTAATTTCGTAATACACAGTAATTGTGTCTCCTGCTTTGAATTCAGGGAAATCTTTTTTAGTAATGTACTGGTCTTGTACGTACTTTAATAAATCCATTATTAATAAAATAAAATGTTAAAGCTAAGCAACTTACACGTTTTTCGTCAGAGGTTAAATAACAGGTTGCAAATGTACAAAATAGTTTTTGAATGTACCAAATAAATTATATGCTAAAAACTATAATTTTTTCACCCTGATTAAGGCTAAAACTTAACAGATCTTTTAAGTTCCCATCAGACTGAGTTTACATATGAGTTCTACTTTTGCCCGAAAATAAAAAGGCTGGAATGCTTTTTTATAATCTGCTGATTTACAAATTGAAACTTAAAAATAATTATCTACAACAAAACCACTATGAAACACTATTTCTTTTTTTTCTGTTTTGCCGTCCAGATGGCATTCGGGCAGGTATTATTTCCGTACCTCCAGAATCCGACGCCGAATTCAATGATCGTGAACTGGAAAACAGCTTCCAATAACGAAACTACAGTAATCTACGGAACTTCTCCCACTACCCTGAATGTTACCGTAACCGGAACAACCAACATTTTTTCAGATACAGGCTATAATAATAACTACTATTATCACACCGCGAAGATTGTCGGTCTTCAGCCCAATACAAAATACTATTATAAAATAAAGACCGGAACCAGTGAGTCGGCGGTGTATAATTTCAGGACACTTCCGCTTCCGGGGCAGCCTGTAACGGCTAATGGAAAAATCCGCTTCCTGATCATGGGAGATAACCAGATTAAAGCTGAGCCAAGATATGACAGTCTTACGCTGAATGCATTCAAAAAGCTGAAAGAAAAATATGGGGTAGATGCAGATCCTTCCGATAATATTGCACTGACGTTCATGGTAGGTGATCAGGTGGATGTAGGAACACTGGATCATTATGAAAATGTACACTTTAAAAAGAACACCAAATTATCACCTTATCTTCCGATTCAGACCACTGTGGGGAATCACGAAACATATGGAACCCTTGGGATGAATTCTTATTACGCCCATTTTTATATTGATGAAATCAAATACAAAAATATCACTTCCGGAAACGAAAACTATTATGCCCAACAGGCCGGAAACGTTTTATTTGTAAGTTTAAGTTCTGAACACACCGGAACAGCCCAGCAGACCTGGCTTTCCCAGATTCTTAATGAAGCCAATAATGATCCTACCGTAGACTGGATTATCTCTTTAAGCCACAGACCTTATCAGGCTGAACAGTATGTTGGGGATATTTCAACCTGGGTAAGAAACAATGCTGTTCCTTTACTGGCGACTTCAGGAAAATACCTGATGCATGTGGGAGCCCACCATCATTTATACCACAGAGGACAGTTGAAAAACACTCCGAACTACCAGATCATTTCCGGCGGAACTGCATGGGACCAGTATTGGGGAATGTCTAATGAACAGGACTTTGATGATGTTCAGAAAACCCTTACAGACTGGACGTACCAGATCGTAGAAGTAGATATACCAACCGGAAAAGTAGATGTGGAATGCTACTCAATCGGGGGAATTTACAACAGAAAATACAATGAACTGGTGGATACTTTCCACCGTTATAAAAACCAGCCGCAGCCTGCAAAACCGTCCGTTGCCAATACTTTCTCAGGTCCTGTCACTTTACCTTTGACACTGGATGGAAGCGCTTTTGTCTCAAACAACGGAGAACAGCTGAATACAACACAATTCCTTATCAGTAAAGCACCGGATTTTTCAGTCATTGAAAAAGAAGTGTACCGCGATTATGAAAACTGGTTTGGAAAAGACGGGAACGGAACCCCGGATAAAACAAAAAACCTAAATGCCGGAGTAGATATTACCAAAGTGACCCTTCCTGCCAATTCCATTTCCAACGGAACCTATTATGTAAAGGTACGTTACAGAGATAGGAATCTAGAGTGGAGTGACTGGAGTGAAGTAAAGCAGTTTGAGATCACAGGAAGTGTAGTATCGAATCCTACATTTACTTTAGATAAAACAGAATACACACAAAACGAACCGATTACAGGAACGTATACCGGAGGTCCCGGAAACCAGCAGGATTGGGTGGGAATCTATAAAAAAGGACAAACTCCGTCAACAACAACTTCTCAGGGATTTGTATATACGAATGGCCAGACGGCGGGAACAGCTTTATTCAGCAACGGCCTTCCAAATAAAGGACAATATTTCGCAGGTTTCTTTGCCAATAATGAGTACACGGAAATCACGCCGAGAAAGAACTTTTATGTAGGCCCGAAAGTACAGCTTCAGACAACTGCCGACACTTATCCGGTAGGAGGAACAGTAGTGATCAATTTCAGTAACGGACCAAACCTCGTAAAAGACTGGATCGGAATTTACAAAATGGGGCAGACCCCAGGAACCAATACTTCCATCAAATGGAGCTACGTAACCACACCATCAGGAACACTGAATTTTACAGGCCTTCCTAAAGGATATTACTATGCCCAATATCTGCTTGAAGATGGATATACCGGAATTGGTGATAAAGTGTTCTTTAAAGTAGGGGATATCGTTACAGAATTATGGATCAATAAACCGGTTTATACATTAGGGGAGAATATTACCGCTTCATGGACAGATTCTCCGGGAATCATCAAAGACTGGCTGGGAATCTATCCACAGAATATCCAGACCCCGGATGATAACTTTGTTTCGTATACCTATTTTGACGGGATTACTCAGGGAACAAAATCAATTCAGGGAACAGCGGTTCCTGCCACACCGGGGAATTACTATATGGTGATGTTCACCAATGATTCCTACACCGAAGTTTCCAACAGAGTACAGTTCCAGGTAACCTCACCAACACTGGGAATAGAAGAAGCTAAGGCTACCGAAAAGAACGTCGTTCTATACCCGAATCCAACCAAACCAGGAGAGCCTACTTTCATCAAAAGTGATTACCCGATTGAGAAAATCGAACTGGTATCCGCTTCAGGAGAACTCTTGTATGAATCGAAAAATATAAACAATCAGCGTTTTTCTCTGGTGAATGAAAACCTTCCGAAAGGAGTATACTTTGTAAAAGTTCATACCAGAAAATTATTTACGCTAAAGCTTATTGTACAGTAAAATTCAGGTAAATCCTTATAAAAGTAAAGCGGCCGTCTCCACAGACGGCCGCTTTTTTCAAAATTTATCTTTAATAATTACAGATGGTAATTCAAATATGATTTAGAACTCATTCAACAAATCATCCTCATTGAGGTTGGTTTGAAGAGCGCTGTAAGCATCCTGGTCTTCTGCTCCTGCCAGTACTTTGGTATCCTGAATCAGCTTTCCGTCTGCATTGTAAACCTTCAGTAAAATCCATTTTCCGCTGCGTTCCAGTTCTTTCATTCCGGATTCTGTTCTGTATTTCACTTTTCCGCTCTGAAGAACACCTTCTTTCACGGTTGCCTTATTGCCGGGTTTACCTTTTACATACTGCACAATCTGGCCTGTAAAGCCGTCTGTTCCTTCCAAAGGCTGCGTATAGGTATAAATAACAGCTCCTTTTTCATCATATACGGTAGAATCATATCCTGTCTGTTTGGCATTCAGCTTTTTCTCAGATTTTAACCTTTCATCTTCTTTAAATGCTTTGGACAGTGTTACAACCCCATCTTTATAATGATGTTCGCTGTAATCTTCATATACGGTTCCGTTGTAAGGCATTTCATCCTTGTAGGTTACATTACCTTTTAATCTTCCATCCGGATAATAATACTTGATCTCCTGAACAGAATCATCAACAGAAATCTTTTCAGACGAAAGTTTCCCGTTATCATCAAAATTCTTATTAAGAACCACAGAACCATTTTTATAAACATCAATCATGGAAATATGGGAAAGATCATAGTTGAACTGGTAATCTTCACCTTCCCAGGCGGTATACGTATCAGATTCTTTACTGTACTGGTACACAAGGTTGCCTATTTTCTTTCCGGTTTCATCATAGGTTGTTTTATAACCGTCTTTCTTATTTTTCTTTTCCTCCTGAAGGATTTTTCCGTTTTTAGAATAGATAATTCCTTCTTTTACCGTGCCATCACTTTTATATTTCTCGATCTTGGAAACCCTCATCGGATCATAATAGTACTCAACCATGACATTATCAGCGGAGCTTCCTGCATTGCTGGTTCCGATGTGTTTTCCTTTTTCACCGTAATATTTGGTTTCATACTTTCCGCTGCTGTCAGTGGTTACCTCATAACGAATTCCTTTAATGTCTTCATCGTAAACAATCGTTTTAAAGTTTTCCGCACTTTCGTATACCGTAATACTGTTGTAGTAAGAAAAGTTTTCCGGATCCTTGTAGCTGTATATTTTTCCTTTAAAAGTTCCGTCAGCCTTATAAACAAGGTCTTCAGTAGGTCTTCCTTTTTCATCAAACGTCTGGGCAGGTCCTACCTGTTTTCCTCCGGAGAATGTACCCATGCTTGCAATTTTACCCTCTGGAGTATACCAGGTTACCTTA
This region of Chryseobacterium vaccae genomic DNA includes:
- a CDS encoding AraC family transcriptional regulator, which encodes MAILQQNEEFNPDNIAEKVIGIASDMVMHDSGFHFHQTKAQLLYAPSGCMTVTTSEKQLVLPPFRMLWIPAKEVHRVNFRNVVAYRSIYFDEDYAGKHMKADLKVLQVNPLLKEIIERICFWKWTVLSQHQENILKVFWNELKTAPEEKLDLRMPIDRRFKKATEEWTQRNSVPPMLKKLTEEIGAVEKTISRIFKKETGLSYQEWRQQWRLQRSIELLVEGNSIGEVSYILEFSSDSAFIEFFKNHTGSTPLQYLMKNEQ
- a CDS encoding SRPBCC family protein; this translates as MNNYTHTIEIKTTADKVYGALAYNISLWWTEMFSGSSEQADDLFTIRFGENIYKTMRVKELVPSSKVVWYVEDSLINLPELKNQTEWIGTTIIWEIGQERNSTVVKVTHLGLHPDIECYEICSGGWLQFTNSLKLFLETGKGNPYRK
- the rplS gene encoding 50S ribosomal protein L19, with amino-acid sequence MDLLKYVQDQYITKKDFPEFKAGDTITVYYEIKEGQKTRTQFFKGTVIQLRGTGATKTFTIRKMSGDVGVERVFPINMPALQKIEVDRRGRVRRSRIYYFRDLRGKKARIKDAAYKKK
- a CDS encoding fibronectin type III domain-containing protein, whose product is MKHYFFFFCFAVQMAFGQVLFPYLQNPTPNSMIVNWKTASNNETTVIYGTSPTTLNVTVTGTTNIFSDTGYNNNYYYHTAKIVGLQPNTKYYYKIKTGTSESAVYNFRTLPLPGQPVTANGKIRFLIMGDNQIKAEPRYDSLTLNAFKKLKEKYGVDADPSDNIALTFMVGDQVDVGTLDHYENVHFKKNTKLSPYLPIQTTVGNHETYGTLGMNSYYAHFYIDEIKYKNITSGNENYYAQQAGNVLFVSLSSEHTGTAQQTWLSQILNEANNDPTVDWIISLSHRPYQAEQYVGDISTWVRNNAVPLLATSGKYLMHVGAHHHLYHRGQLKNTPNYQIISGGTAWDQYWGMSNEQDFDDVQKTLTDWTYQIVEVDIPTGKVDVECYSIGGIYNRKYNELVDTFHRYKNQPQPAKPSVANTFSGPVTLPLTLDGSAFVSNNGEQLNTTQFLISKAPDFSVIEKEVYRDYENWFGKDGNGTPDKTKNLNAGVDITKVTLPANSISNGTYYVKVRYRDRNLEWSDWSEVKQFEITGSVVSNPTFTLDKTEYTQNEPITGTYTGGPGNQQDWVGIYKKGQTPSTTTSQGFVYTNGQTAGTALFSNGLPNKGQYFAGFFANNEYTEITPRKNFYVGPKVQLQTTADTYPVGGTVVINFSNGPNLVKDWIGIYKMGQTPGTNTSIKWSYVTTPSGTLNFTGLPKGYYYAQYLLEDGYTGIGDKVFFKVGDIVTELWINKPVYTLGENITASWTDSPGIIKDWLGIYPQNIQTPDDNFVSYTYFDGITQGTKSIQGTAVPATPGNYYMVMFTNDSYTEVSNRVQFQVTSPTLGIEEAKATEKNVVLYPNPTKPGEPTFIKSDYPIEKIELVSASGELLYESKNINNQRFSLVNENLPKGVYFVKVHTRKLFTLKLIVQ
- a CDS encoding toxin-antitoxin system YwqK family antitoxin, coding for MKKLLTSALFVFVLGFNVYAQEKTYFDENWEQTNQENMEFYRETQSKGKLTLIKDFYKDGKLQMEGLASNTTPGSEVFEGKVTWYTPEGKIASMGTFSGGKQVGPAQTFDEKGRPTEDLVYKADGTFKGKIYSYKDPENFSYYNSITVYESAENFKTIVYDEDIKGIRYEVTTDSSGKYETKYYGEKGKHIGTSNAGSSADNVMVEYYYDPMRVSKIEKYKSDGTVKEGIIYSKNGKILQEEKKNKKDGYKTTYDETGKKIGNLVYQYSKESDTYTAWEGEDYQFNYDLSHISMIDVYKNGSVVLNKNFDDNGKLSSEKISVDDSVQEIKYYYPDGRLKGNVTYKDEMPYNGTVYEDYSEHHYKDGVVTLSKAFKEDERLKSEKKLNAKQTGYDSTVYDEKGAVIYTYTQPLEGTDGFTGQIVQYVKGKPGNKATVKEGVLQSGKVKYRTESGMKELERSGKWILLKVYNADGKLIQDTKVLAGAEDQDAYSALQTNLNEDDLLNEF